Proteins encoded together in one Benincasa hispida cultivar B227 chromosome 1, ASM972705v1, whole genome shotgun sequence window:
- the LOC120087762 gene encoding pentatricopeptide repeat-containing protein At3g16010, translated as MALYQSLVSKRSISSLPCLSARIKQTENEIVQMFRVPSPRPEASNFPINRKVPRRDPSVRTLDERFIRILKIFKWGTDAEKAIEVLKLKVDHRLVRQVLEIDVEIRVKIQFFKWAGKRKNFHHDSTTYMALIRCLEESGLFGEMWRTIQDMVRSPCSVGPAELSEILKILGKAKMVNKALSVFYQIKGRKCKPTATTYNTLILMLMQEGHHEKIHELYNEMCKEGNCSPDTITYSALISAFGKLERYDFAFRLFDEMKENGLQPTEKIYTTILGMYFKLNKVEAALGLVEEMKGKGCAPTVFTYTELIKGLGKVGRVDDGYSLFLNMSKDGCKPDVVLINNLISILGRAGRLEDALKLFGKMDSLQCVPNVVTYNIVIKAIFESKAPASEAALWFEKMKANGIAPSSFTYAILIDGFCKTNRVEKALLLLEEMDEKGFPPCPAAYCSLINSLGQAKRYEAANELFQELKENCGRSSARVYAVMIKHFGKCGRLSDAVDLFNEMKKLGCSPDVYTYNALMSGMVRAGMIDEAHSMLRTMGENGCTPDINSHNIILNGLARTGGPKRAIEMFTKMKHSKIMPDAVSYNTVLSCLSRAGMFEEAAKLMREMKLKGFEYDPITYSSILEAVGKVDEDCTPITSL; from the exons ATGGCATTGTACCAATCACTCGTTTCGAAGCGTTCCATCTCTTCTCTCCCCTGTCTCTCTGCGAGAATCAAGCAAACAG AAAATGAAATTGTTCAAATGTTTCGAGTGCCCAGTCCAAGGCCCGAAGCTTCCAACTTCCCGATCAACCGGAAGGTGCCGCGGAGGGATCCTTCTGTTCGGACTCTAGACGAGAGATTCATaaggattttgaaaattttcaagtgGGGAACTGATGCAGAGAAGGCGATTGAAGTACTGAAGCTCAAAGTTGATCACAGGTTAGTTCGTCAAGTCTTGGAAATTGATGTAGAAATTAGGGTTAAAATTCAATTCTTCAAGTGGGCTGGAAAGAGAAAGAACTTCCACCATGATTCCACTACATATATGGCTTTAATTCGATGCTTAGAGGAGTCTGGACTGTTTGGTGAAATGTGGAGGACAATTCAAGACATGGTTCGTAGTCCATGTTCTGTTGGTCCAGCTGAATTGTCTGAAATTCTTAAAATCTTAGGAAAGGCAAAAATGGTGAACAAAGCATTATCTGTGTTTTATCAGATTAAAGGTCGTAAATGTAAACCAACAGCAACCACTTACAATACCTTGATCTTGATGCTTATGCAAGAAGGTCACCATGAAAAAATCCATGAGCTCTACAATGAGATGTGCAAGGAGGGTAACTGTTCCCCTGATACAATCACTTACAGTGCACTTATCTCTGCGTTTGGAAAACTAGAGCGTTACGATTTCGCATTTCGATTGTTTGACGAGATGAAGGAGAATGGCTTACAACCAACTGAAAAGATTTATACTACCATACTGGGAATGTATTTTAAGTTGAATAAGGTTGAGGCAGCTTTGGGTttggttgaggagatgaaagGAAAGGGCTGTGCTCCAACTGTCTTCACTTACACTGAATTAATTAAGGGGCTTGGGAAAGTTGGAAGGGTAGATGATGGCTATAGTTTGTTTCTTAATATGTCGAAGGATGGTTGCAAGCCTGATGTTGTACTTATAAACAATTTGATCAGTATATTGGGCAGGGCGGGCCGTTTGGAAGATGCCCTAAAGCTTTTTGGTAAAATGGATTCTTTGCAGTGTGTACCCAATGTGGTTACATACAACATTGTAATAAAAGCTATCTTTGAATCAAAAGCTCCAGCTTCAGAGGCTGCTTTGTGGTTTGAAAAGATGAAGGCGAACGGCATTGCTCCCAGCTCGTTCACGTATGCAATTCTTATTGATGGTTTCTGTAAGACAAATAGAGTTGAGAAGGCTTTATTGCTTCTTGAAGAAATGGATGAAAAGGGGTTTCCTCCATGTCCAGCTGCTTACTGCAGCCTGATCAACAGTCTTGGACAGGCGAAACGATACGAAGCTGCAAATGAGCTATTTCAAGAACTAAAAGAGAATTGCGGGCGCTCTAGTGCTCGTGTATATGCTGTGATGATAAAACACTTTGGCAAGTGTGGACGTCTAAGTGATGCTGTTGATCTttttaatgaaatgaaaaaacTTGGTTGCAGCCCTGATGTTTATACTTATAATGCACTCATGTCAGGGATGGTCAGGGCTGGAATGATCGATGAGGCTCATTCCATGCTGAGAACGATGGGAGAAAATGGTTGCACGCCGGACATAAACTCACACAACATTATATTAAATGGTTTAGCTAGAACTGGTGGCCCGAAACGAGCAATTGAAATGTTTACAAAGATGAAACATTCAAAGATCATGCCAGATGCAGTTTCTTATAATACTGTACTTAGTTGTCTCAGTCGAGCTGGTATGTTTGAGGAGGCTGCAAAGTTAATGAGAGAGATGAAGTTGAAAGGATTCGAGTACGATCCCATCACTTACTCATCGATCCTCGAAGCAGTTGGTAAAGTTGATGAAGATTGCACTCCAATTACTTCATTGTAA